The following proteins are encoded in a genomic region of Ornithinibacillus sp. 4-3:
- a CDS encoding AI-2E family transporter, translated as MLFLFVCLLALLVLFVLQKLFPVYTTILRIIWNILLPFLIAGLIAYILHPLINKLNTWKLPKSFSILLIYLLFFGGGALAIYYFYPIFLVEMEELSERLPKFIQEYDHVVENIYASASFLPEAMQERITQFIHGLEHTISDKLTMFMEKTTKLFDWLLIVLIVPVLVFYLLKDFEDVTRFMKKFISSKYHVQVKEICHIIDVHFGNYLRGQLLVSAFIIFSTYIIFDLFQLKYALLLAIILGVTNLIPYFGPLIGAIPAIIVAMTMSKTMIIVVIVTILGTQLIENSFISPYVIGKMTKIHPITIILALLIGGQIGGIIGMVLIVPIVTIGYAIIKNLPRLRQSV; from the coding sequence ATGCTGTTTTTATTTGTGTGTTTATTGGCTTTATTGGTTCTTTTTGTTCTTCAAAAATTATTTCCTGTATACACAACAATTCTTCGTATTATATGGAACATTCTGTTACCTTTTTTGATAGCTGGATTGATTGCTTACATACTTCATCCATTGATAAACAAATTAAATACATGGAAACTTCCAAAAAGCTTTTCAATTTTATTGATATACTTATTATTCTTTGGAGGAGGAGCTTTGGCGATCTATTATTTTTATCCAATATTCTTGGTGGAAATGGAAGAATTAAGTGAGCGTCTCCCCAAATTTATTCAAGAATATGATCATGTTGTTGAAAATATTTATGCATCCGCTTCTTTTTTGCCAGAAGCAATGCAGGAGAGAATAACTCAATTTATTCATGGATTAGAACATACGATAAGTGATAAGCTGACGATGTTTATGGAAAAAACTACAAAGTTATTTGATTGGCTGCTTATTGTTTTAATTGTTCCAGTACTTGTCTTTTATTTATTGAAGGATTTTGAGGACGTAACACGATTTATGAAGAAATTTATTTCATCTAAGTACCATGTGCAAGTGAAAGAAATTTGTCATATTATTGATGTGCATTTTGGCAATTATCTGCGTGGACAGTTATTAGTGAGTGCCTTTATCATCTTTTCTACCTATATTATCTTTGATTTATTTCAATTAAAATATGCTTTATTATTGGCGATTATCTTAGGAGTTACCAATCTTATTCCTTATTTTGGTCCGTTAATTGGTGCTATTCCAGCTATTATTGTGGCGATGACAATGTCAAAAACGATGATTATTGTTGTGATTGTCACTATTTTAGGAACACAATTAATAGAAAATAGCTTTATTTCACCATATGTTATTGGGAAGATGACGAAAATCCATCCCATTACTATTATTTTGGCTTTATTAATTGGAGGACAAATTGGTGGTATTATT
- a CDS encoding helix-turn-helix transcriptional regulator — translation MKNKIRELRKRHKLSQEELGLAVGVTRQTITSLEVGKYTASLVLAYKISKYFGLTIEEVFDFSEVEEF, via the coding sequence TTGAAAAATAAAATACGTGAGCTTCGTAAGCGGCACAAACTATCTCAAGAAGAATTAGGATTGGCAGTTGGCGTCACTCGTCAAACCATTACCTCGCTCGAAGTAGGAAAATATACGGCATCTCTAGTTTTAGCTTATAAAATCTCTAAATACTTTGGATTAACAATCGAAGAGGTTTTTGATTTCAGTGAAGTGGAGGAATTTTAA
- a CDS encoding ATP-dependent RecD-like DNA helicase, whose translation MMESEQLEAQMTSFIRGELLHIIYENEVEHFRIAKIKVLDSNEEKIEKEVVIKGHFSHLQKGAAYVFYGQLVHHAKFGLQYDVESFQTYIPETKEGLIAYLSSDLFYGVGKRIAKKIVDHLGENAISKIMDDPDILLDVPGLQKTTAESLYKTLKENQGFEQVVVALAKYGIGLKMSQKIFANYKEQSIEILEEDPYQYVFDIEGFGFQSADEIAKQQGLPLTHPNRVGAGCVYVLQTSIQEGHVYLPVDECIAQALKLLATSELSVDDIMGRLIGLNEDQAIVLNDNKVYLPQLYFAEAGFAGHLKRIIAEEVTEETTLAELMKYIGDIEEAEALSYGEEQFNAIQMALESKVMILTGGPGTGKTTVIKGIIQSYAAIHDLSYQWDDYEEKSEFPFILAAPTGRAAKRLQESTNIPARTIHRLLGWNGKDSFDKNEDERLSGKVLIIDEFSMVDIWLANSLFKAIPSDMQVLIVGDEEQLPSVGPGQVLSDLLASGVIPSITLEEVYRQKEGSKIIQLAHHIKNNTCTVAELQNDRDFSFIPCHESQLIPAITTIFERAQDKGIDVRDIQVLAPIYRSRVGINEINKHLQEIVNPYSQTKRQKKVKDVVFRVGDKVIQLVNQPEDGVSNGDIGEIVAIFEENENKENVEQIVIAFDDREVVYERKDYINFMHAYCISIHKSQGSEFPIVLMPVFSAYHRMLKKNLLYTGITRSKQTLILCGDPHVFIRGVETLDTNQRYTSLIPLLNGEIESDLDLLEIEEDNSLSPYDFM comes from the coding sequence ATGATGGAGTCTGAACAATTAGAAGCTCAAATGACTAGCTTCATACGAGGTGAATTACTTCATATCATTTATGAAAATGAAGTGGAGCATTTTCGTATTGCTAAAATTAAAGTGCTTGATTCAAATGAAGAGAAAATAGAGAAAGAAGTTGTGATTAAAGGACACTTTTCTCATTTGCAAAAAGGAGCTGCTTATGTATTTTATGGGCAGCTTGTTCATCATGCAAAATTTGGTCTTCAATATGATGTAGAATCCTTTCAAACGTATATTCCAGAAACTAAGGAAGGATTAATTGCTTATCTATCTAGTGACTTGTTTTATGGTGTAGGTAAACGAATAGCAAAAAAAATTGTTGATCATTTAGGAGAAAATGCTATTTCTAAGATTATGGACGATCCAGATATATTATTGGATGTTCCTGGTCTTCAAAAAACTACAGCAGAATCTTTATATAAAACATTAAAGGAAAATCAGGGCTTTGAACAAGTAGTCGTTGCTTTAGCGAAATATGGAATTGGTTTAAAGATGAGCCAAAAAATCTTCGCAAATTACAAAGAACAATCGATAGAAATTCTAGAAGAGGATCCATACCAATATGTCTTTGATATAGAAGGTTTTGGTTTTCAATCAGCTGATGAAATTGCAAAGCAGCAGGGATTACCGTTAACACATCCAAATCGCGTAGGAGCTGGATGTGTTTATGTATTACAAACATCTATTCAAGAAGGCCATGTTTATTTACCAGTGGATGAATGTATCGCGCAGGCTTTGAAATTATTGGCTACTTCTGAGTTAAGTGTTGATGATATTATGGGAAGATTGATTGGCCTTAATGAAGATCAGGCAATTGTCTTAAATGATAATAAAGTCTATTTACCTCAATTATATTTTGCGGAAGCGGGATTTGCTGGACATTTAAAACGAATTATTGCAGAAGAAGTGACAGAAGAAACAACTTTAGCTGAGTTGATGAAGTATATAGGAGATATTGAAGAAGCAGAAGCGCTCAGTTATGGAGAAGAACAGTTTAATGCAATTCAAATGGCTTTAGAATCTAAAGTTATGATATTAACTGGTGGACCAGGTACTGGGAAAACTACAGTAATTAAAGGTATTATTCAGAGCTATGCTGCAATCCACGATCTTTCTTATCAATGGGATGATTATGAGGAGAAAAGTGAATTCCCATTTATTTTAGCTGCTCCAACGGGAAGAGCTGCAAAGAGACTGCAGGAATCTACAAATATTCCTGCCCGAACTATTCATCGTTTATTAGGCTGGAATGGTAAAGATTCCTTTGATAAAAATGAAGATGAAAGATTGTCCGGGAAAGTATTAATTATCGATGAGTTTTCTATGGTAGATATCTGGCTTGCTAATAGTTTATTTAAAGCAATTCCTTCAGATATGCAAGTACTAATTGTGGGGGATGAAGAGCAGCTCCCATCTGTAGGGCCGGGGCAAGTACTATCAGATTTACTAGCTAGCGGAGTCATTCCCTCTATTACTTTAGAGGAAGTATATCGTCAAAAAGAAGGATCGAAAATTATTCAGCTAGCACATCATATTAAAAATAATACATGTACAGTAGCTGAGTTACAAAATGATCGTGATTTTAGTTTCATCCCTTGTCATGAAAGCCAACTTATTCCAGCAATTACTACGATATTTGAACGTGCACAAGATAAAGGAATTGATGTAAGAGATATTCAAGTATTAGCACCGATTTATCGGTCACGAGTTGGTATTAACGAAATCAACAAACACCTACAAGAAATTGTAAATCCTTATTCGCAAACAAAAAGGCAAAAGAAAGTAAAGGATGTTGTTTTTCGGGTTGGTGATAAAGTGATTCAATTAGTTAACCAACCAGAAGATGGTGTGTCTAACGGGGATATTGGAGAAATTGTAGCTATTTTTGAGGAGAATGAGAACAAGGAGAATGTAGAACAAATTGTAATTGCATTTGATGATCGTGAAGTTGTTTATGAACGAAAAGATTATATTAACTTTATGCATGCATACTGTATCTCCATTCATAAGTCACAGGGTAGTGAATTTCCGATTGTATTAATGCCAGTGTTCTCTGCTTATCATCGGATGTTAAAAAAGAATTTATTATATACGGGAATTACAAGAAGCAAGCAAACCTTAATCCTCTGTGGAGATCCACATGTCTTTATCCGTGGTGTTGAAACATTAGATACAAATCAACGTTATACCTCATTAATTCCTTTATTAAATGGCGAGATAGAGTCTGACCTTGATTTATTAGAAATAGAAGAGGACAACTCACTATCTCCATATGATTTTATGTAA
- a CDS encoding tetratricopeptide repeat protein has translation MLKEKNNQALLYMKEQKYEEAAKIYNEIIETHPEDPVGYINFGNLLIQMNDASAERFLRKALELDEQAVAAIYGLGNFYFKQEEFAKAQESFQQAISLGMEESDVYYMLALSLLNQELGRLAIPYLMRASELAPTDEDILFQYGLTLAKCNFIDESQKVFDQLLQLNPNHSDAHYNQGIIAAYYDQLHQALEHFETAVRIQPDHVLAANGVENMKKKLNQS, from the coding sequence TTGTTGAAAGAGAAGAATAATCAAGCATTATTATATATGAAAGAACAAAAATATGAAGAAGCAGCAAAAATATATAATGAAATTATCGAAACACATCCCGAAGACCCTGTCGGTTACATTAATTTTGGGAATTTATTAATTCAAATGAATGATGCGAGTGCGGAACGTTTTTTGAGGAAAGCGTTAGAACTTGATGAACAAGCTGTAGCTGCAATTTATGGTTTAGGGAATTTTTATTTTAAGCAAGAGGAATTTGCCAAAGCACAGGAATCCTTCCAACAAGCGATTTCGCTAGGTATGGAGGAAAGTGATGTATATTATATGCTTGCATTATCCTTGTTAAATCAAGAGCTTGGTAGACTTGCAATTCCATATTTAATGCGTGCTTCTGAGCTTGCACCAACGGATGAGGATATTTTGTTTCAGTATGGTTTAACGCTAGCTAAATGTAATTTTATTGATGAAAGCCAAAAAGTATTTGATCAGTTATTGCAATTAAATCCTAATCATAGTGATGCGCATTATAATCAAGGAATTATTGCAGCTTATTATGACCAACTTCATCAAGCATTAGAGCATTTTGAAACTGCTGTTCGTATTCAACCAGATCATGTTTTGGCAGCAAATGGTGTAGAGAATATGAAGAAAAAGCTAAATCAATCATAA
- the mnmA gene encoding tRNA 2-thiouridine(34) synthase MnmA, producing the protein MKNNKDIRVVVGMSGGVDSSVAALLLKEQGYDVVGIFMKNWDDTDENGVCTATEDFNDVVRVCNQLDIPYYAVNFEKQYWDKVFTYFLEEYKAGRTPNPDVMCNKEIKFKAFLDHALSLGADYLATGHYAQVRRVNGKTEMLRGKDNNKDQTYFLNQLSGETLNQVMFPLGHLDKKEVREIASKHGLATANKKDSTGICFIGERNFKQFLSEYLPAQPGEMRTMTNKKIGMHDGLMYYTIGQRQGLGIGGSGEPWFVVGKNLQENILYVEQGFDNEFLYSDGIIATKINWVNPEDVKAEFTCTAKFRYRQQDSLVHVKILTDGRTEVIFDQPERAITPGQAVVFYDGEICLGGGTIDQIFKNDEVLSYVG; encoded by the coding sequence ATGAAAAATAATAAAGATATTCGTGTTGTCGTTGGAATGAGTGGAGGGGTAGACTCCTCTGTAGCAGCATTATTATTAAAAGAGCAAGGATATGATGTTGTTGGTATTTTTATGAAAAACTGGGATGACACAGATGAAAATGGTGTATGTACAGCAACAGAAGATTTTAATGATGTTGTTCGTGTCTGTAATCAATTGGATATTCCCTATTATGCGGTGAATTTTGAAAAGCAATATTGGGATAAAGTGTTCACTTATTTTCTCGAAGAGTATAAGGCCGGTAGAACACCTAATCCAGATGTAATGTGTAATAAAGAAATTAAATTTAAAGCATTTTTAGATCATGCTCTTTCTCTTGGAGCAGATTATCTTGCAACAGGACATTATGCGCAAGTACGTAGAGTAAATGGAAAAACAGAAATGCTTCGAGGAAAAGATAATAATAAGGATCAGACTTATTTTTTAAATCAACTTTCTGGTGAAACATTAAATCAAGTAATGTTTCCACTTGGACATTTAGATAAAAAAGAAGTTCGCGAAATTGCCAGTAAGCATGGATTAGCAACAGCGAATAAAAAGGACAGTACAGGTATTTGTTTCATTGGCGAACGTAACTTTAAACAATTTTTAAGTGAATATTTACCAGCTCAACCAGGAGAAATGCGCACGATGACGAATAAGAAAATCGGCATGCATGATGGATTAATGTACTATACAATTGGTCAGCGTCAAGGCTTAGGAATTGGCGGTTCTGGTGAACCATGGTTTGTTGTTGGGAAAAATCTTCAAGAAAATATACTTTATGTGGAGCAAGGGTTTGATAATGAATTTCTATATTCAGATGGAATCATTGCAACGAAAATAAATTGGGTAAATCCAGAAGATGTTAAAGCAGAATTTACTTGCACAGCTAAATTCCGCTATCGTCAACAGGATAGTCTTGTCCATGTGAAAATTCTAACAGATGGACGTACAGAAGTGATTTTCGATCAACCTGAAAGAGCGATAACACCTGGACAAGCAGTTGTGTTCTATGATGGGGAAATTTGTCTTGGTGGAGGAACCATTGACCAAATTTTTAAGAATGATGAAGTACTATCGTATGTTGGTTAG
- a CDS encoding cysteine desulfurase family protein: MNEIYLDHAATTPVHPEVAEVMFKAMTNVYGNPSSVHAFGRKARHLIDEARSALANSIHAKEKEITFTSGGTEADNLALIGTALANQHKGKHIITTNQEHHAVLHAANYLETLGFHITYLPINESGQVTVEDVKNALTEETILVSIMFVNNETGVIQPIEEIGEVLKDHYAYFHTDAVQAYGLLEIDVKKLNVDLLSVSAHKINGPKGVGFLFAREHLVIQPLQFGGEQERKRRPGTENVINIIGFQKAVEVLQKEQENNRSKYRQLKKTFVYTLEESAIDFEINADSSNQIDSIINISFPKTNVESMLTNLDLEGIAASSGSACTAGSVEPSHVLTAMFGAEDDRTVNSIRFSFGLNNTEENIVQAANKISKVVKRLTK, translated from the coding sequence ATGAATGAAATTTATTTAGACCATGCAGCTACAACACCAGTTCATCCTGAGGTGGCTGAAGTCATGTTTAAAGCAATGACAAATGTATATGGTAATCCATCAAGTGTTCATGCTTTTGGTAGGAAAGCTAGACATTTAATAGATGAAGCAAGATCTGCCCTAGCTAACAGTATCCATGCAAAGGAAAAAGAAATTACGTTTACAAGTGGTGGTACAGAGGCAGATAATTTAGCCTTGATTGGAACTGCATTAGCTAACCAGCATAAAGGGAAGCATATCATTACAACAAATCAGGAACATCATGCTGTTCTTCATGCTGCTAATTATTTGGAAACATTAGGTTTTCATATCACATACTTACCAATAAATGAAAGTGGTCAAGTTACTGTAGAAGATGTAAAAAATGCTTTGACAGAAGAAACCATCCTTGTATCTATTATGTTTGTTAATAATGAAACAGGTGTCATTCAACCAATTGAGGAGATTGGGGAAGTGCTTAAAGATCATTATGCATATTTTCATACAGATGCTGTACAAGCATATGGATTACTTGAGATAGATGTAAAAAAGTTAAATGTTGATTTATTAAGTGTATCAGCACATAAAATAAACGGCCCAAAAGGTGTCGGTTTTCTATTTGCTAGGGAACATTTGGTTATCCAGCCACTACAATTTGGTGGAGAACAAGAACGGAAAAGAAGACCAGGTACAGAAAATGTTATTAATATTATTGGTTTTCAAAAAGCAGTGGAAGTTTTACAGAAGGAACAAGAGAATAATCGAAGTAAATATAGGCAGTTGAAAAAAACTTTTGTTTATACTTTAGAGGAGAGTGCGATTGATTTTGAAATAAATGCAGATTCTTCTAATCAAATAGATAGTATTATAAATATTAGTTTTCCAAAGACGAATGTAGAATCGATGTTAACTAATTTAGATTTGGAAGGCATCGCTGCCTCAAGTGGTAGTGCATGTACGGCAGGATCGGTGGAGCCTTCGCATGTTTTAACAGCAATGTTTGGAGCGGAAGATGATAGAACAGTAAATTCCATTCGATTTAGTTTTGGTTTAAATAATACAGAAGAAAATATAGTGCAGGCAGCAAATAAGATAAGTAAGGTTGTCAAACGATTGACTAAATAG
- a CDS encoding Rrf2 family transcriptional regulator, whose translation MKISTKGRYGLTIMIELARHYGSGPVSLKVIAEQNDLSVHYLEQLAAPLRNAGLIKSIRGAYGGYVLVEEPAKIKAGDIIRVLEGPLILVEGIEKEEPAKQALWLKMTEAVKEVLNTTTLADLTEDQKKDNNEQYMFYI comes from the coding sequence TTGAAAATTTCTACAAAAGGGCGCTATGGATTAACTATTATGATTGAATTAGCAAGACATTATGGATCTGGCCCTGTTTCCTTAAAAGTAATTGCAGAACAAAATGATTTATCTGTTCATTATCTGGAGCAGTTAGCAGCACCTCTTCGAAATGCAGGGTTAATTAAAAGCATTAGAGGAGCGTATGGTGGATACGTTTTAGTAGAGGAACCAGCTAAGATTAAAGCAGGGGATATTATTCGTGTACTAGAAGGTCCACTTATTCTTGTAGAAGGAATTGAGAAGGAAGAGCCTGCTAAACAAGCTTTATGGTTAAAGATGACTGAAGCAGTGAAGGAAGTTTTGAATACTACTACATTGGCTGATTTAACAGAGGATCAGAAGAAGGATAATAATGAACAATATATGTTTTATATTTAA
- a CDS encoding replication-associated recombination protein A produces the protein MRHEPLASRMRPNHIEDIIGQEHLVGEGKIINRMIQAERLASMILFGPPGTGKTSMAVAMAKSLNMSMRILNAVSDKKKDMEIVVEEAKLSGQMILILDEVHRLDKAKQDFLLPHLESNLITLIGCTTSNPYHSINPAIRSRCHLFELHALKPEHVQLALKRAIEDEVHGYGKEKITLSKEALEHFSYSANGDLRAALNGLELAIASTPSNAEGEIIISLDIAEECMQKKSFSHDKGGDAHYDVLSAFQKSIRGSDVNASLHYLGRLIEAGDLDSIARRMVVIAYEDIGLANPQAGPRALAAVQAAERIGFPEARIPLAAAVVELALSPKSNSAYKALDAALADIRSGKSGDIPAHLKDAHYSGAKKLGRGIDYKYPHNYEGSWVEQQYLPDTLKHRKYYQPNQTGKFEQALKQVYEKINQHTKS, from the coding sequence ATGAGACACGAACCATTAGCTTCACGGATGAGACCAAATCACATAGAAGACATTATTGGACAAGAGCATCTTGTTGGCGAAGGAAAAATTATTAATCGTATGATTCAAGCAGAACGTCTAGCTTCGATGATTTTATTTGGTCCACCTGGTACAGGTAAAACTTCCATGGCTGTTGCGATGGCTAAAAGCTTAAATATGTCTATGCGCATATTAAATGCCGTATCAGATAAGAAAAAAGACATGGAAATTGTTGTAGAAGAAGCAAAATTATCTGGACAGATGATTTTAATATTAGATGAGGTTCATCGACTTGATAAGGCAAAGCAAGACTTTCTTCTTCCTCATTTAGAAAGTAATTTAATTACATTGATAGGCTGCACTACTAGTAATCCGTACCACTCTATCAATCCAGCGATCCGCAGTCGCTGTCATTTATTTGAGCTTCATGCACTAAAACCTGAACATGTACAATTAGCATTAAAGCGAGCTATTGAAGATGAAGTGCATGGATACGGTAAAGAAAAAATTACATTAAGTAAAGAAGCATTAGAGCACTTTTCTTATAGTGCAAACGGTGATTTACGAGCTGCTTTAAACGGTCTCGAATTAGCGATCGCATCTACTCCGTCAAATGCAGAAGGTGAAATCATCATTAGCTTAGACATTGCTGAAGAATGTATGCAGAAAAAAAGCTTTTCACATGACAAAGGTGGAGATGCACATTATGATGTACTGTCTGCGTTTCAAAAATCAATACGAGGTAGTGATGTAAATGCCTCCTTACATTATCTTGGAAGATTGATAGAAGCTGGAGACCTTGACAGTATTGCCAGACGTATGGTGGTTATTGCTTATGAAGATATCGGCCTAGCTAATCCTCAAGCAGGTCCTCGTGCATTAGCTGCAGTACAAGCTGCGGAAAGAATAGGCTTTCCTGAGGCGCGTATTCCTTTAGCTGCTGCAGTCGTGGAATTAGCTTTATCACCAAAATCAAATTCGGCATATAAGGCTCTTGATGCTGCACTTGCTGATATTCGTTCCGGAAAATCTGGAGATATTCCAGCTCATTTAAAAGACGCTCATTATTCTGGCGCTAAAAAGCTTGGCCGTGGGATTGACTATAAATATCCTCATAATTATGAAGGCTCATGGGTGGAGCAACAATATTTACCTGATACATTGAAGCATAGAAAATATTATCAACCAAATCAAACTGGTAAATTTGAACAAGCTTTAAAACAAGTTTATGAAAAAATTAATCAACATACTAAATCCTAA
- a CDS encoding RsfA family transcriptional regulator: protein MAKVRQDAWSHEDDLLLAETVLRHVRDGSTQLNAFDEVGDVLNRTSAACGFRWNAEVRKKYEHAMDLAKRQRKEKKRSLAKVKRQRIVESPTIVDSQTEHPKIKVNEAPISLEAIIHFLQNMKKETLHKIKSQDHMDKLQSENERLHEEITQLKRKLTETEKQLNTIQNDYQTFVEIMERARKMTVLDGLNPMKSPMFKMDKNGNLEQVVPNAQS, encoded by the coding sequence ATGGCGAAAGTAAGACAGGATGCTTGGTCTCATGAAGATGATTTATTACTTGCAGAAACAGTACTACGACATGTTCGTGATGGCAGCACACAATTAAATGCGTTTGATGAAGTAGGTGATGTGTTAAATCGTACATCTGCTGCATGTGGATTTCGTTGGAATGCTGAGGTACGTAAAAAATATGAACACGCAATGGACCTAGCCAAACGCCAACGAAAAGAAAAGAAACGCTCGCTTGCTAAAGTAAAACGACAACGGATAGTAGAATCACCAACTATAGTTGACAGTCAAACAGAGCATCCAAAAATTAAAGTAAATGAAGCACCTATTTCATTAGAAGCAATTATTCATTTCTTGCAAAATATGAAAAAAGAGACCCTTCATAAAATAAAATCGCAAGATCATATGGATAAACTGCAAAGTGAAAATGAAAGATTACATGAAGAAATCACCCAACTAAAACGAAAATTAACAGAAACAGAAAAACAATTAAACACAATCCAAAATGACTATCAAACATTTGTTGAAATCATGGAACGAGCAAGAAAAATGACTGTACTAGATGGTTTAAACCCAATGAAATCTCCAATGTTTAAAATGGATAAAAACGGAAACTTAGAACAAGTTGTACCTAATGCCCAATCTTAA
- the aspS gene encoding aspartate--tRNA ligase, whose product MSERISAGTLGEQHIDQSVVLKGWVDRRRDLGGLIFIDLRDRSGIVQIVFNPDHSEEALEIAERVRSEYVIEVKGTVVKRDPSTVNPAISTGTIEVIVSGINVINKAKNPPFLIEDNTDVSEDLRLKYRYLDLRRKPLQETFILRHKTTQAVRNFLNDNEFLEMETPILTKSTPEGARDYLVPSRVHPGEFYALPQSPQLFKQLIMMSGFEKYYQIARCFRDEDLRADRQPEFTQIDIETSFLSADEIMEMTEKMMQHVMKEVKGMDIELPLPRISYQEAMDRFGSDKPDTRFGLELVNISDIVETSSFKVFKGAVDAGGKVCLINVKQQANHISRKEIDALTEYVKIYGAKGLAWVKIENGEMNGPIAKFLSDEEKQAMLSRAGAEDGDLLFFGADKASVVYDSLGALRLKLGKDLELIDESKFNFLWVVDWPLLEYDEDANRYFAAHHPFTMPVAEDLDKLESNPAEVRANAYDLVLNGFELGGGSLRIYNREVQDKMFKALGFSQEQAEEQFGFLLDALEYGTPPHGGIALGLDRIVMLLAGKTNIRDTILFPKTASASDLLTDAPNEVSEEQLGELSIQLDL is encoded by the coding sequence ATGAGCGAACGAATTTCAGCAGGTACATTAGGAGAACAACATATTGATCAATCAGTAGTATTAAAAGGTTGGGTAGATCGCCGCCGTGATTTAGGTGGATTAATATTTATTGATTTAAGAGATCGCTCTGGTATCGTACAAATTGTTTTTAACCCAGATCATTCAGAAGAAGCTCTTGAAATCGCAGAAAGAGTAAGAAGTGAGTATGTTATTGAAGTAAAAGGAACAGTTGTAAAAAGAGATCCAAGCACAGTAAATCCAGCAATTTCAACTGGTACTATTGAAGTAATTGTTAGTGGGATTAATGTAATTAATAAAGCTAAAAACCCACCATTTTTAATTGAAGATAATACAGATGTATCTGAGGATTTACGCTTAAAATATCGTTATCTTGATCTGCGTAGAAAACCATTACAAGAGACATTTATTTTACGTCATAAAACAACCCAAGCAGTGCGTAACTTCTTAAATGATAATGAATTTCTTGAAATGGAAACACCTATTTTAACAAAAAGTACTCCAGAGGGTGCGAGAGATTATTTAGTACCTAGTCGAGTACATCCAGGTGAATTTTATGCATTACCACAATCACCACAATTATTTAAGCAATTAATTATGATGAGTGGCTTTGAGAAATATTATCAAATTGCTCGCTGTTTTAGAGATGAAGATTTAAGAGCAGATCGTCAGCCTGAGTTTACTCAAATTGATATTGAAACATCCTTCTTATCTGCAGATGAAATCATGGAAATGACTGAAAAAATGATGCAGCATGTGATGAAAGAAGTAAAAGGAATGGATATTGAATTGCCACTTCCACGTATTTCTTATCAAGAGGCAATGGATCGCTTCGGCTCAGATAAACCAGATACGCGTTTCGGTTTAGAGCTAGTAAATATATCTGATATCGTGGAAACTTCATCATTCAAAGTCTTCAAAGGTGCAGTAGATGCAGGTGGGAAAGTATGCCTAATTAATGTAAAACAACAGGCAAATCATATTTCACGTAAAGAAATCGATGCTTTAACCGAATATGTTAAAATCTATGGTGCTAAAGGTTTAGCATGGGTGAAGATTGAAAATGGAGAAATGAATGGACCAATTGCTAAGTTCTTATCTGATGAAGAAAAGCAAGCAATGCTAAGTCGTGCAGGAGCCGAAGATGGAGATTTATTATTCTTCGGTGCTGATAAAGCAAGTGTTGTATACGATAGCTTAGGTGCTTTACGTTTAAAACTAGGAAAAGATTTAGAGCTTATTGATGAATCAAAATTTAATTTCTTATGGGTAGTAGATTGGCCTTTATTAGAATATGACGAGGATGCAAATCGATACTTTGCGGCACATCATCCATTTACAATGCCAGTCGCTGAGGATTTGGATAAACTAGAATCAAATCCAGCAGAAGTACGTGCAAATGCATACGATCTCGTATTAAATGGTTTTGAATTAGGTGGAGGTTCACTCCGAATTTATAATCGTGAAGTACAAGATAAAATGTTTAAAGCATTAGGCTTCTCGCAAGAACAAGCAGAAGAACAATTCGGTTTCCTTCTTGATGCTTTAGAATATGGTACACCTCCGCATGGTGGAATTGCTTTAGGACTAGATCGAATTGTTATGCTATTAGCTGGTAAAACAAATATTCGTGATACGATTCTATTCCCGAAAACAGCTTCAGCATCTGATTTATTAACAGATGCACCAAATGAAGTAAGCGAGGAGCAATTGGGGGAATTATCCATCCAACTTGACCTGTAA